The Primulina huaijiensis isolate GDHJ02 chromosome 6, ASM1229523v2, whole genome shotgun sequence genomic sequence TAAGAGAACAAAACGCCTATAAAGTTGAATTGATGAACAAATTGTTGCTCTTACATGTTTCGTTTCTTTAAATGCTAATAAACATTGGTTATGACACAAGCAACTAAATCacttaatttcaaatatatcttcAGTCTGAGCATAAAAACGTTAGTGAACGGACTACCCAAAATCGATTTTACTAAAATTAAGATCTGTACTTCATGCCTGTTGGGGCAAGAAAATTAGATCTACTTTTAAAAACAGAGTGTATATTTTTCCACTAAGTTATTTGATCTGCTGCACAATGATTTATTTGGTCATGTACAAGTGAATATATTAGAGAGGATGAGGTACATTCTAGTGATAGTAGATGTTTATTCCAAGTATACTTGGGCGATATTTGAGCTGTCCAAAGACAAGACAAGACAAGACAAGACAAGTATCCAACTagtaaagattttaaaaaaaaattgcaaaatgaGAAATCTCTTGTGATAGATAAGATAAAAATTGATAGGTGTACTAAATTTACGAATAAAACCCTCTCATCCTATCTAGATGACCAAGGAATCAAACATGAGTTCACTGCCACTAGATCATTCTAGCAAAATAGTTTTGCTGAGAGAATAAATCATACCTTAAAATACACGGATAGAAGAATGATAGCAGATTCTGTAGTTTCTCAAAAAATTTGGACAGCAACAGTCAACACATCTTGGCATACTCAAAACAtaacaatgataaataaaacatataataaaagtTCTTATTAGATCTTGATTTTGACAGTGATCGCACGATTGATTTAAGAATAAATGTTGAAGCATTCCTTGAGTCCAGTCCAGCCGCATAAGAACATCTCCCAGTCTGACAAGTTCATGAAGATGAAGGGCATGTACATCGTTAAGGGTTAAACAGTAACCAATGATTTCCAGCATATAGTGTTGGTCAGTATagctctttctttctttctttcgcGGACTTAAATCAGTTGCGCACATTGAAGAAGACCAAGGTttgtctaaaaagaaaaatgtatgtgagacgatatcacatgtcgtattttgtgagaaggatcttttatttgagttatccatgaaaaaatattactttttatgttaaaagtactatttttaattgtgaatatcggtagagttgacccgtctcacagatgaagattcgtaagaccgtctcacaagagacctactcttgtttaaataattatcgattaaaataaattttgcttGTTTATTCATTCCGTTTATGCATGTATTGTAGCTAGAAATGAGTTAGTTTTAAATAATGGCTAGAGATCACTTGGCATCTTTACTCAAGTTAAAATAGAATTTGGgtataaaatattaagttttttttttcatattatttgAAATGTTACGCAGAACACCGAAATTCTAATTTTACACCACAGACCATTACAATAGTGTGGTCTCCATGTCAAGAagtacaataaatttaaatttggtgTTAATCATTAAATTAACCCCACTACAATATGACAATAGTcatatttaattaacattattatTCATTATTTAATAGGAATACACCCCGACACAATTTGGGTTGATATTGCAAAAAACATTCAAGTGTATAGACGAAACCAAATTTATATCTTAAGGAGATCTAGTTATGATATGAATTTGGAGTTCTTGCCTGAGTCTATGCCTCATCACCTAGTTTTCTAGAAATATTTGCACTACTTTAAGAAGAACCAAGAAGCTATTCATGAAATGGGTGCAAACAACTATTATTTGTCCAAATAAGACATTCTCAAGCTCTAATTTTTCAGTGCAACATCAGAACCAATCGGGAAAGACTCACACGAAGCTTTCTACGTCATCAAACTAAGGACACCATATATGAATTATTTAATTGGAAAAATATGTAGAATAAGGGATGCAATATGCCCttcatttattttacaaattttatcCGGTAATTTGTATGTATTTTGTAATTTGTTGTGGAACATTTTAAGTAGAGCAATCTCAGTGTCTAGTCGACGATATGCATGTGGTTTAAGTCATGTtatgaagtgtgtgtgtgtttcgaATTTTGCATGTTGTGTGTTGTGCTCGAacgaccccccacttgctgagtatttcctaaaatactcaccccttactctctCCTCCCCTCCCCAGATTTATCCGAAGAACAGGTTGAGGAAGAGGAGTCCGAACAATTTTGGGGCTAGTGATTCACGAGATTAGTAGTAGCCATGTTTTCGAATTTTCGTATTTTTAATTCCTTGTCAAACGTTTtcacattaattatttattattcagttgtaaagacattTGTATTTTGGAATTTATGGaataaactggtttcggtttatactgtgTTACTAGGCTGGTtgtttttcgattgtgtgattgatgAACAACACCGGTGTCAACTAACTCCGATCTCGAGGCGTGACACATTAAACATTACTTTTCACACACATGATGAGCATATGATAAGCACGATGTGAATGGAATTTTACTATCGCTATGTTATTATCTCTATTTGGGAATTCAaacaaagcaaaaaaaaaaaaaaaacatcaaggAGTGACAACATAATTTTCATGACACAAGTACTGAATAGCGATTTATATTTGAAGATTtactcataaaatattattagtaaaaaaaattaaattcttttaaatatttaagacGCTAAAATTAAGTATGATCCCATTTATCCATAGAAAATGATAGCTGGAAATTATGGTCACAGCTGGGGTTGCATATTCCGTATATGCTGTCGCAACACAACTAAAAAAATCCAACCCGTACGATTttcatcatttatttaaatatcactTATCTGTCAAATGGAGAAAACAATTGACCAAACAAAAAAGATTATATAATACTGAAACTTATGACATACAATGCCATTTGGAAATTTAAACATAGTAAAatctaaattttatgtataaatacAAGTatattatgattaatttttagGTTATTTTAGTCTACATCTTGAAATAACATTTCTACAAAAAttattgtgagacgatctcataagttaattgagtaggtctcttgtgagacggtctcacgaatctttatctatgagacaggtcaaccctatcgatattcacaataaaaagtaatattcttagcacaaaaagtaatatttttttatggatgactcaTATAAGagaaccgtctcacaaaatacgactcgtgagatcgtctcacacaaatttttgctaagttttaattttttaatgtgagttttatatttgaataactcataacaaaaatattattttttatgttaaaaatataattttttattataaatatgaacatgatttATTTGTGACGCACCTCCACCGCTCCAATCACCATTTTCTCCATCAGCCACGCACTTGGAAGCTCAGCAACTATTCAAGAATTGCAGTAATGGGTCAGCAAAGAATGAGGTGAACAACATTAAGACCAATTCTATGAATGTATTCAATTTTCCGAGCTAGTCGGATTCAAATTCGTCGGGGGTCGTGAAATTTatcggttttttttttgtttttgtttttttagaagAGTGAgattttattgaaattgaatACTTAGTTCCGGATCTGTTGAAATGTGATGAATCTGTATGGGTCTTTATTTTCTAGCATATTCAGCTCGAATTATCCagtaatttgtgaaattttattgaaatttcTGATTTACCAGTCCACTTGATTGATTTCTGATTCAACCTGAATCCCATATTTTTGGTGATCTTGGAAGTCATTTTGCGAAACCATAGATAGCATTATATTGAGGGTTGACTGTGTTTTCACGTAGGTATGCAGTGGTGACCGGAGCAAACAAGGGTATCGGTTTTGAGACCGTCCGGCAGCTTGCCAAAGCTGGAGTCACTGTTGTTTTAACAGCAAGAAATGAGAAGAGGGGTACCGAAGCCACGAAAGCGGTGATCGAATCGGGTTTCTCGAATGTAGTATTCCATCACTTAGATGTTCAAGACAAGCAGAGCATTGCAGATTTGGCTAAGTTCGTAACAACCGAGTTTGGAAGACTTGATATCTTGGTATGTgtaatgatttatgttaaatagTTGCCACCCAAAATCATGAATAATTTAGTTCTGTTATATTCTAGATACATGGGTAGAGTCAATTATGGTTGGATCAAATAAATTTCATATGTTTTCAATGCATATAGTTAATATGGGATTCATGTACACCACACAAGATCTGTCGCTCATCGTAGTGTGTTGACAAGATTTAATGTTGATGCTTAATGGAGACTAACTATTCTTGATCTTAACATTGTACACTTTATATCagactttttctttatttatttttctcaagTACTGCACAAATTACGCATTTCTGAACCCGCCAAGAAGCAAAATCCTGGTACGGACCCTGACTAATTGCTTTCCTTTCAGACTCGACTAATCCAAGGTTACCTGTTTCTGCAGGTGAACAATGCTGGAGCTTCTGGAGTTGTAGTTGATGAAGATAGACTAAGGGCTTTAAATATAGATCCTGTAACATGGGTGAGAAACAAAAAGCACATCGCTTAAGCATCCTCGCTACACTGTCCAAATGTTTAGTCCCAAATAGTGTTTCTAGACGATACGttaattcatctacagacataTTTAGCTCACATGAAAAGATTTGCATCTctttttatctatgcagctaTCTGGGAAGGCGACAAAcatggttcaagattcaatGATAACAACCTATGAAAAGGCAAAAGAATGCTTAGAGACGAATTACTATGGTGTCAAGAATGTAACAGAAGCCCTTCTTCCTTTACTAGAGCTTTCAACCACGGGTGCAAGAATCGTGAATGTATCTTCCCTGAGGAGTGAACTAAAAGTAATCGTATTATCATCGTAGATACTCTACTCATCATAAGTCAGATCAATTTGATGACTTGGACATCTGTTTTCTAAGCAAAATCTAAATTAGTCTACTGATCTTTAATCTTTACTCTGTTATTATGCAGCGTATTCCAAATGAGCAGAGAAGACAAGTACTTGGCGATCTTGATAATCTAACAGATGAGAAAATTGATGTGATACTGCAGAAGTTTTTGCAAGATGTCCAAAAGGATGCTCTTGAAGCCAATGGGTGGCAAAAGATGCTACCAGCTTACAGCATATCAAAGGCCACTCTTAATGCATATACTAGACTTCTTGCAAAGAAGTATCCAAATATGTGTATTAACTGTGTACATCCAGGATATGTCAAAACCGATATTAATTGGAATACGGGAACAATGACATTGGAAGAGGGAGCCGAAGGCCCTGTCATGCTGGCTCTTCTACCCGAGGGAGGTCCAACCGGATGTTATTTCGATCGTACCCAAGTGGCTGAGTTTTGATTATCCATGTGGCTGAGTTTTGATCACTTCACATTTAAGAAAATCATTTGAGCGTCTTATCTTTTCAAGGATCAGTGAGGCAGCCCTGATGTACTTAATGCTCTGATACTATTCTACATGAATAAAACCATGTTGCAACTTCTATTTTTTTGCTTTTATAGCATCCAAGGAGGAATAACTTCTCGGACTAGCCTAATGGCATTTGTCAATTTCTGCTCAGATTCATTTAACACTACCACTTATCATCCCATTTGTCGTACAGAAAATATGCAGAGCGATAGTGCCAAATAACCAACAGACCGCTATATTAAAGCTCCGGAAAAAAACCAACACCTTTCTATATCTATAATACATATTATCTATATCTATCTATGAGTTAGTTTTTTTAGAGATGATTTCACGAACTATATTcgtaagacgggtcaacctgATTTATACCTACCATGAGAAGTCATACTTGTggcgtaaaaaataatatattttcatgagtcgggtcgggtcgggtcgggtcggtgatatttcaaacaaaaattaaCATGTGAGATGGTTTTACAAGAGTTTGTGTCTACCTATGCTTATCTATACTTGTTCTTATTATCCATATATCTAAGTGTGAATAGTGGACAAGTTTTCCATTGTGAATTCATAATTTTGGCCTGCAGCTATAGGTAAATGAACATGGACTAGATGAATGGTCATAGGAATAAAGAGTAAGTGTCTTTTAAGACGGTCTCATAGATCATTATTAGTGATACGGGTCAACCATGcccatatttaaaataaaaaataatacttttgcaaaaaaaaaaacaatattttttaatagatgaccgaaatagaatatatgtctcacaaaattgactttgagaccgtctcacgggaGTTTTTGTAAGGAATAAATGTAAtgtaacataaaaatatcatggcgCAGAAATGGAAAAAATTGGATTTAATTAAGAGTAGTCATGGCCATTGGCCGGGTTTGGTACGGGTCCAGGCATGAAAAAGCCTGACCCTTCACCGGCCCACTCGTGGCTGGTTACGGTCTAGGTCACGAAATCGACGGTTTGGATTCAGGTCTCATTAACCTTTACATATGTACCATTAGGAGTGACGTTACTCAATCACTCGCATTTCTTCTCATCATTATTTCAGATGTTCCCTCAGTTCATCTTGGCTTTTTCATCACTTTTAATATGTTGTGTTCGACTTGCGGCTTTTGACTAATCATTGCAAACGTTGGGTTTCAAAATTTTCCAGCCTTGAGCTAGAAGTACGTCTCTCATCCAATATATTTCCTCCAATACTAAAAGTTTGCTCCACTGCAACCGTTGAAACAGGACTAGCTAGAATTTCTTTTGTAcaaaattagatattttttattttttgcgaCCATCATCGTAATATATCGAAAGTTTTCTCATTTGCATCACTAAAATCAAAAGTAGTGGTAAAATTATTCTCGAGTCCTTGACTGAAACTTGAGAATCCTCGTGTACGTTTCGTCTGTTCCCTTAAAAAGTTGTGTTTTAGTAAGTTAAGAAGTGATCTTACTAGAGGTAGTGGATAGTTGTTCATGTGGAACATTTTGTCCATCATATTTGGTGTCATATtgattataaatatcatattaacGAGATCTAATGTTAAACAAAATCAATGAGATAGATGAAATTTTTTCCGTAGTAGGgtctaaaaaatcaaaatataatgttAACATTTCTTATAAACCGTCCAATTTAAGTATAGGATCCAAAacaaaatcacataaaaatatttcagaaattttttaaaaatatttttctcattctgCTTTCATGACATAAATACATTGAATTGAAGCATCATCAatagatttaatatgtttactaaaaatatatacaatattgcaacaatatattaaactaaattaaaagtaggatAATAAACACTAAATAATTGGAAATTAGcatcattaaaaaattttaaaatttgataaatacaAGTGCATATGTTCCAATGATTCCTCCTGTCGATGTTCTCTAAGATTTGTCTTGGCTTTCTTCATCACTTTTAATATGTTGTGTTCGACTTGCAGCTTTTGACCAATCATTGAACAAACATTGGGTTTCCAAATTTTTCAGCCTTAAGCTAGATTGTCTCTCATCCAATGTATTTTCCCCAATACTAAAAGCTTGATCCACTGCAACTGTTGAAACGGGACAACGTATAATTTCTTTTGGCACTATAGACAAAATTGGACATACATTTGTTTTTTGCGACCATCATTGCAGTATGTCGAAATTTTCCTCATTTGTATCACTAAAATCAAAagtaatgataaaataattatcaaGTTCCTGACTTTAACTTGAGGATCCTCGTGGAAGTTTTGTCTGTTCCCTTAAAAAAAGTTGTGTTTTAGTTAGTTAAGAAGTGATATTACTAGTGGTAGTGGATAATTGTTCATGTGGAAGAATTTGTCTACCATATTTTGTGTTATATTCattataaatatcaaataaatgagttctaatattaaacaaaatcaaTGAGATAGATGAAATTGTTTCCGTAGTAGGGtctaaaaaatcataatataatgttaACATTTCTTATAATATGCCCTCTCTCACTAACTTGTCCATCCAATATATCAAATCCAATAGTCTAAATGAATTTTCCACCTTTCCCTTGAATGTGGCCTTGGTCattatttctttcaaaaatgACTCCCAAGTTTGTAGATAGTTTATGTCTGACGAGTCAAACATGTCATCTCTCACTAACTTGTCAATCCATCTTTGATAGATATGACCTAGTATAATGTGCCAAATGTGTGATGGTTTTGGAATATAGACATTTTTAATGGAATATATTTTAGTTTTAAGTTATATAGATATGTTTTTAAGTTTCCCAACTCAAATCAAACATACAAACAAATATGACAcaagtttttaaattaataatggaacaaattttcaaaattaaaatatctaattttgaatacaattcaaaatttatatcacgtcataaaaagaaataattaaaagattttaattaattcatatcGTCCATCATTTGTGGATGCATGATGAACATCACTAGGGGTCGTCATCTAGCTCATATCATTGAAGAGGCCTGGATATCAAAAACTTGTATCATCCACTGTTATACGTGATGTGAATTGGGTAGAATTCTCATGTCTTTGGCTCATATTATCGGGAAACTCATGGCAAACATCCATTACAATTCAAGATTGATGAATGGGTTGACTGGACACACAATGataaacgacgtcatattattatGTCCTTATCAAAGTGTGAGACGGAAGCGCAGAGGTTCCATTGGGATGAAATTGGGCTCTAGCttatgaaaattatgatttactgatattattcgagatcatAATTGTCTGATTGAGCTCCGTATTCATTAAAGAAAAAGTGATTACCCATTTTCATTATAAGATGATAAAAATGTCAGAATAATGGAAGAATAATTCAGACATTAACAGTACCATGAACACATGAATGAGTTATAGGTCTTCGTTCTTGTATGATATAAGCAATACGAATGACCCTACTATGTGGTACTTATGCGTTATTTGGGCTAAAAAATAGGGTAACTTTGGTGTCAATAATACCCAATGTGTCATGAATACATGTATGGGTTATTAGTTTTTGTCCCTTTGCTCATACAtggcttgttttttttttttttaaagtgtttTCGTAACCATGACATTATAATATTACTTATGTAATATTTTATCTTAATTTATACTATATTTATGTGCACCCAATACTCATATCATTTTCAAACTGATGTTTTCAAAATACCATTGGTACTCTATGTGATTATACCAAACACCACCAACACCAAACAATTGTATCAGTATATCAATGCAAACTAGAAGACAAAATAAACTATGAAGTGGTTTCCCATAAATGTGATCAAATGACACTGGATGCAGAGCCAGCGTATCAATTTTGTCAATTTGAAACGCATGTATAGTTGAGTCATGTTCGAGAGATCATCGTCATCGCTCAAAGTCACATACATTTTCTCATAAGGTCCTAcatattgcaaaaaaaaaaaaatatctttggcTTTATCTCTACACTTTGTCGACAGCTCCAAAAATAACTCAATTAAAGAATTATTTATCGATATCATGTATAACTCCTCGTTGTATTGACAGCTGGTACCAAGGATCAATTCGCTCGACGAACTAGCTCTCGATTCCCATCTATGTTGTGCTTCTATGATAACTTCAaatccatatatttttttaaagcaaaTCATACGTTTTTAAAAGCAAAATCATGCATCGAGCTCAAACATTAAATATGCACATAATTGAgcttaaataacaaaaaaaacatCAACACCAGAGAAGAGAATAATGTCTGCGCCGTTGGCCCACAACCACCAGTAACAACACTCGCCCGTTCACAGATCGGTGATCCAAGATTTTCtcgttttcttcattttctcgACGTAGGAATCTATTTGAAGAGAAATGGGGACTGCCATTTGTGATGTCATTTATAAGGCAATGATAATTAAGTTTTATTACACATATGAtaatacataatatataaatttaaatgcaATGAGGAGctagaaataaaaatttctacTCCAAATTTAGCCAAGCGAGTATATTCTGTTGTGCAGAGGAGTTATGTATAATAACCCACAAGAACATTTAACATTTAAGAGTTGCATCATTCAGAGGGTCGATAACCCTGCCAATAAATTCACAGCAAAAAAGAGTCATATTTGCCTCATCAGGCTAACTTGATAGATTATATGAACATATCCTGCATATCGATGATATCAGAAAGGACACCGGCTGCAGTAGTATCGTTGCCTGCTCCAGCACCTTGAATAACCAGGGGTCGTTCATTATAGCAACGGCTATATATTTCCAGCTGCATGTAGAAAAAGCACTCTGTGAATGCCgcatattatcaaaataaactCCAGACTAGTAGGAATGGGAAAGAAAGAGAATTATATCATGAACATTGGTGAAAAATACCAAAATCAGAACCTCTATAAATGAGAAGTTATCGCGAATTGTGCAGAAATTTCATGCAAGTATGATGATGCACATAGATCTTGAGattaaaaaatgatttctttgaaGCACCAGTGTACTCAAAGCACAAGTGGGGCTGCTTGATGAAAGCATTCAGAttcacttgatttttttaaaattttatacatcATTGTGTCCCATAGGTAGGCTAATGTTGGAGTTAATTACCAATCACCAGGGGCATGGTATGCCCCCGCGTCAAATTATATTTACAGCGTGATATCAATTGTCATttacattatattataattgGAGTGCAATGACATTGACTAGCTCTTTTCACATTAAACGACAAACGAGAAAAATGCCATGGATAGGCATGCAAGTTAAGGTACAAAATTTGCTTACCACGTTGTCACTTCCCCTCAATCTACCAAGAGGAGAATCTTTTGGAAGTTCTTGTATGCCAACTTCACACCTATTACAGTTTTAAAACGGCATGTCAAATGACAAACTTGGTTTTATCTAAATTTAAGCCAAATGAATTCTAATTAATTGCAACAGCATGAACAAAGTATCGACTTGAATCATTACCAACTGAAGCCATGACGACGAGCAAATTACCAAGTAAGAACAAATAGCACACAACTTATATGACACGTATGATCTAAGTATTTTTTTGTCCACAATCAGCTATGCACAACACTCTGGAGTAAGAAGTACCTGGACTTCTCAATCAAACAAACATAGCGTAGAACATTTCCATTTGAAGAAGCTTTTTCGATCCTACGCCTGATATCTCTATCAAGTAATGGAAGCCCTTTTGCCAAAAATTCTTCGACAGTCATTAAATCAGGTCCCATTTCTATAGGATACAAGCTTTCAACCTACCAGGTTTTATTGTCATAAAAAATCTAATTTTGGACAAGTTTGATCGACAAAATGCAACATCAGGAGACATGCCACACAGACTAACCTTAATGTCGTCCAAGCTAATACGGTGACCAAGAAGGCGGGCAAGGATCAGAGcctataataaaaatacaaaaaataacattttcttaAAGCAAATCAATGGTTTCCCATGACGATGCAGACCAAATACAAATGCCCTAACAGCCAAAATAATGGATATGTCAGTATAGCATCTGAATAAAATACATCAAGTAGGAATTCCTGATTAAGTAgattgaattttgaaaaaataaaaacagagaATAACGAAAATGCATGACAGCCCTTTTAGCATGGTCATCTGCAAGATGACAATCAGAGTAGCCTCAAACTTccattattatgatttaatggATGAAAAAGAGATCAAACTCCTTTGGTTCTATATCTTAGTCAACATTGAGCTACCACCGAGTTTCaggatataaaattttaaagtgaGGACCACAAAATTTTTTGGCAGAGAGACAGCGTAAGGAAGTATTATCGTTCTACCAATATATGATAACATAGAAAATTACCACTTTTTGAAATCGAAAGAATGACATTAGCAAATGTCCACAAAATGAAAAGGGATGGCATCCACACCTTTCGAGCTACATCCAACCCACTAAGATCGTCTCGAGGGTCTGAAAGCGAATATGAAATTCAAAATCAGGAAAatcattgttttaaaaaaaaatgaggcAGAAACTGCATGAAATATGCCAACCCAGAGGCTCTTTTCAGTGTTGTCTTGCAAGCCTTTGAGAAAGGTTCGGTGACTACGTAATCCTATATCACAAGATCCAGTCAACAATTGAAAATTCATTTGTTGATCTTGTCAGCGTGTACGGCTACTTGCTAGCTGTCGGCAGATTGATTCACGTACATCAAATGAACTTTACAATCTCATTTTCTCCTCCTTTAGACACTAACATTCTTATACCTTAGCAATTGGCATCTAGAACTATTTGAGCTTCGTTTTTCTTCTCTTGTTtctattttctaatattttggTTGCACTAGATAATCAGTCACAAgccaaaaagaaacaaaaatcaacCCAAAGATATGCCTTCAAATGTATATGCATAAAGCAGTTGAAGAAGATTCTAATATGGTTTCTACATATTGGTTACTGCAAAGCCTCCAAGTAATTCCATGTACGGTAAAAGACATGGAATAGAAAGGCATATAAATGCATTGATTTAACCAATTTTTCCACCTAGTTATATGAGTTTTTGTTGGGGGAATTGAactgagataaaaaaaaaaagcacctTTTCCGTTTTTCTAAAACTAATCAATTGATGCACAGACAAACTAGTTCCTCATTTTTGTTTTAAGCTGCATGCTATTAGAAATACAATCTGAATTGTTTTTTCTCATAAGATCTCAAACAGTTTCATATTgagtttagaaaataaaaaagatagaACTCACCTGTGGCTCTGAAGGGGGAAATTCTTATAGttcatttgtttcatttaataaaaatcaaaccACCACCATAATGCAGCATATCAGTTCATGAATAATAAGCACTATAAGTCATCCAACTCAA encodes the following:
- the LOC140978622 gene encoding short-chain dehydrogenase/reductase 2b-like, whose protein sequence is MGQQRMRYAVVTGANKGIGFETVRQLAKAGVTVVLTARNEKRGTEATKAVIESGFSNVVFHHLDVQDKQSIADLAKFVTTEFGRLDILVNNAGASGVVVDEDRLRALNIDPVTWLSGKATNMVQDSMITTYEKAKECLETNYYGVKNVTEALLPLLELSTTGARIVNVSSLRSELKRIPNEQRRQVLGDLDNLTDEKIDVILQKFLQDVQKDALEANGWQKMLPAYSISKATLNAYTRLLAKKYPNMCINCVHPGYVKTDINWNTGTMTLEEGAEGPVMLALLPEGGPTGCYFDRTQVAEF